In a single window of the Synechococcus sp. HK05 genome:
- a CDS encoding class I SAM-dependent methyltransferase, producing the protein MQRTPEPELMEGLDQALAYAAADFSAGDQQLMERLVQLFPDGLGAAVVDLGCGPGNISFRLAERFPTAQVLGLDGAAAMLAPGLQELGRRPALQQRLRFEQRCLPDPSLPGGFTAVVSNSLLHHLHHPAVLWQAVRQLGAPGACVFIKDLRRPPTPEAALALQQRYLSDAPLVLQHDYIASLHAAFTPEEVQQQLGDAGLVDQLQVAPVDDRYLEVWGRLL; encoded by the coding sequence ATGCAGCGCACGCCTGAGCCGGAGTTGATGGAAGGCCTGGATCAGGCCCTGGCCTACGCCGCCGCCGATTTCAGCGCTGGAGACCAGCAGCTGATGGAGCGGCTGGTGCAACTGTTCCCCGATGGTCTTGGTGCGGCTGTGGTCGACCTCGGCTGCGGACCCGGCAACATCAGCTTTCGCCTGGCCGAGCGCTTCCCCACCGCGCAGGTGTTGGGTCTCGATGGTGCTGCAGCCATGCTTGCTCCCGGGCTCCAGGAGTTGGGTCGCAGGCCGGCGCTGCAGCAGCGACTGCGTTTCGAGCAGCGCTGCCTGCCGGATCCGTCGCTGCCGGGCGGGTTTACGGCGGTGGTGAGCAACAGCCTTCTGCACCACCTGCATCACCCCGCTGTGCTCTGGCAGGCGGTGCGGCAGCTGGGGGCGCCGGGCGCGTGTGTGTTCATCAAGGATCTGCGCCGGCCGCCCACGCCGGAGGCGGCCCTTGCGCTGCAGCAGCGCTATCTGTCCGATGCACCGCTGGTGCTTCAGCACGACTACATCGCTTCGCTGCATGCGGCCTTCACGCCTGAGGAGGTGCAGCAGCAGCTGGGGGATGCGGGCTTGGTGGATCAGTTGCAGGTGGCGCCGGTGGACGATCGCTATCTCGAGGTGTGGGGCCGGCTGCTCTGA
- a CDS encoding mechanosensitive ion channel family protein: MRRWSRLPRFRFLLALTAVVCIALQGFGPLQAAPLAVRPLAGAAMPSGLAMAPIPIEQQPFYPELQRAAAAWSDVVLNTVVGDSPRHTLLNFYAVMAEVGRRSEQLGRPRSDAEDSRSAREREEQISDTDLLFQLAVKALDASSFPESVRVDMAEEAAIQLKHVLDYVFSHSFQSIDIPDAVGMKAINDRRTSPSESWRIPGTAITLTSILEDHPENENYLFSAETVAGIREMYREIRDYPVVEQPFATPEFFQDFVYTPGYLVPPDWYLALPLSLRRVLEVPIDDQTLFQIACVVLALLLFLAVLFWLIRLLLDSYRDQPRRGKEGQAWNLDALAWRRFLILMPLLPLTRLVKTFVDDVVNLTGLPLVIATYFFYVVWYVVAGFFVFYFFEAVGRSSAELLARVRGRTSNLQLQRINNFVMPLTRAIGALSAVALGYRLLIVLGLPANTVLAFSAVPGLAIGLGASKLLGNLFAGLSIQTDRPLRVGEFCRVGENLGYITKIGLRSLELQTLESRVTIPNSVAEEATIVNYSRRGMRSDQPPTQALELRLQLEGAWSPFQLEELLRQGRRLVGGVGELIEPLVTLERRPDDSSPALIVFAMVELHGWTAYLSLREQLLVHLEELVERAQLSEIALGIAYGTTVEQLRQIPALMQQVVEQDTALQFHACRLERIAAFSYDHVVEFSSNQADHDAFEDSLHELNRRIIDSLSRAGIEIPFPTQTLMLNQTDAAHA, encoded by the coding sequence ATGCGTCGATGGTCTCGCTTGCCTCGATTTCGTTTTCTGCTGGCCCTCACAGCGGTGGTGTGCATCGCTTTGCAGGGCTTTGGACCCTTGCAGGCGGCGCCGCTGGCCGTCAGGCCGCTTGCTGGGGCAGCGATGCCATCGGGCTTGGCCATGGCGCCGATTCCGATTGAGCAGCAACCCTTCTATCCAGAGCTCCAGCGCGCGGCAGCTGCCTGGTCGGATGTGGTGCTCAACACGGTGGTGGGCGACAGCCCGCGGCACACCCTTCTCAACTTCTATGCCGTGATGGCTGAGGTGGGTCGCCGCTCCGAGCAGCTTGGCCGGCCCCGTTCAGACGCTGAGGACAGCCGTAGCGCTAGGGAGCGCGAGGAGCAGATCTCCGACACGGATCTGTTGTTTCAGCTGGCCGTGAAAGCGCTGGATGCGTCGTCGTTTCCGGAAAGTGTTCGGGTCGACATGGCGGAAGAGGCGGCGATTCAGTTGAAACATGTGCTCGATTATGTATTCAGCCATAGCTTTCAGTCGATTGACATTCCAGATGCCGTAGGGATGAAGGCGATCAATGATCGCCGCACCAGTCCCTCTGAATCCTGGCGTATTCCGGGAACGGCGATCACGCTCACATCCATTCTGGAAGACCACCCTGAGAATGAGAACTATCTGTTCTCGGCAGAGACGGTTGCAGGGATTCGCGAGATGTACCGCGAGATTCGGGATTATCCGGTGGTTGAGCAGCCCTTTGCTACCCCTGAATTCTTCCAGGACTTCGTTTATACACCTGGTTATCTCGTGCCGCCCGACTGGTATCTGGCGTTGCCGTTATCGCTGCGGCGTGTGTTGGAAGTTCCGATCGATGATCAAACCCTCTTTCAAATTGCCTGTGTTGTTCTGGCTCTACTGCTTTTTCTGGCCGTTCTCTTCTGGTTGATTCGCTTGCTGCTCGACAGTTATCGCGATCAACCCCGCCGCGGGAAGGAGGGACAGGCCTGGAATCTTGACGCCCTGGCCTGGAGGCGCTTCCTGATCCTGATGCCCTTGTTGCCGCTGACGCGCCTGGTGAAGACCTTTGTGGACGACGTGGTTAATCTCACGGGTCTTCCGTTGGTGATTGCTACCTACTTCTTTTATGTGGTGTGGTACGTGGTCGCTGGTTTCTTCGTCTTCTACTTCTTTGAAGCCGTTGGTCGCAGTAGTGCGGAGCTGTTGGCGCGTGTGCGTGGACGTACCTCCAATTTGCAACTGCAGCGCATCAACAATTTTGTGATGCCGCTCACCCGTGCGATCGGTGCTCTGTCTGCGGTGGCCCTGGGCTACCGGCTGTTGATTGTGTTGGGCCTCCCGGCCAACACCGTGTTGGCGTTTTCAGCGGTGCCCGGCCTGGCCATCGGTCTTGGTGCCTCCAAATTGCTCGGAAATCTGTTTGCCGGTCTCTCCATCCAGACCGATCGCCCCCTGCGGGTGGGTGAGTTTTGTCGTGTGGGCGAGAACCTTGGCTACATCACCAAGATCGGCCTGCGCTCGCTTGAGCTTCAAACCCTGGAGAGCCGCGTCACCATCCCCAATTCCGTGGCGGAGGAGGCCACGATCGTGAACTACTCACGCCGGGGAATGCGGAGCGATCAGCCCCCCACCCAGGCGCTCGAGCTGCGGCTCCAGCTGGAGGGGGCTTGGTCTCCCTTCCAGCTCGAGGAATTGCTGCGCCAGGGTCGTCGCCTCGTGGGGGGAGTCGGCGAACTGATTGAGCCGCTGGTCACCCTTGAGCGCCGCCCCGATGATTCCAGCCCTGCCCTGATCGTGTTTGCGATGGTGGAACTGCACGGTTGGACGGCCTATCTGAGCCTGCGGGAGCAGCTCTTGGTGCATCTGGAGGAGCTGGTGGAACGCGCGCAGCTCTCCGAAATTGCCCTGGGGATTGCCTACGGCACCACGGTGGAGCAGCTGCGTCAGATCCCAGCCCTGATGCAGCAGGTGGTGGAGCAAGACACGGCTCTCCAGTTTCATGCCTGCCGGCTAGAGCGCATTGCCGCCTTCAGTTACGACCATGTGGTCGAGTTCAGCTCGAACCAAGCCGATCACGACGCTTTCGAAGACAGCCTGCATGAGCTGAACCGCCGCATCATCGACAGCCTCTCCCGTGCGGGCATCGAGATTCCCTTCCCCACCCAGACCCTGATGCTCAACCAGACCGATGCAGCGCACGCCTGA
- the nrdJ gene encoding ribonucleoside-triphosphate reductase, adenosylcobalamin-dependent translates to MSVPGPTAAAMGEPLKGPRPDFPATAPAANPVFYRTYSRKTASGRESWQQVAERNLEGLRKLGHLNADEVELLRRMQLEQKALPSGRWLWIGGTPWIEQSENFSGSYNCTSTNLVDWEAFGLMMDLAMMGCGTGAIIEPHLISRLPVVRNQLSIQAVSDIGATPAGQRQEHTSHRIEGQQVFIKVGDTRRGWVDSYQLLLELCSDERFDAEAPIEIHVDLADVRPVGETLKGFGGMANPVKLKDLYGRVAQILGKAQGRQLTSVECCLLIDEAAVTIVAGNIRRSAGMRQFAADDLSAAGAKENLWQQDSEGNWRIDPERDALRMANHTRVFHTRPDRATVLEAVTKQFHSGEGAIQFAPEAIARSNADLLHTPELRAEFIEIYCDQGREEAGRWLTTHHSEISSAELEHRLGRYGLNPCGEILGADFHCNLAEVHLNRIDPDDLVAQEEAFTAGGLAVACLLNHRFEVERYRQSRSWDPIVGVSFTGLFDFFVHAFGTPWLQWWEAGRPETEEGRSFKAKEAEYLSRWKEIVNKAVWDYCDRHGLRRPNRCTTVQPAGTKSLLTGASPGWHPPKAQRFIRRITFRKNDPVALACMDYGYTIVPSQSDKDEQGRLLNDPFDPRCTEWLVEIPTEVSWANIPGADAVEINNFSAMAQFDFYMQVQQHYTAHNTSATVEFREHEIEPLTDAIHTAIDKGQGYISAALLARFDANATFPRLPFEPIDHATYEQLQSEVVSRRRTSDFFEALQRYDGGELMEAGPAGCDSDKCLLPLAKPEN, encoded by the coding sequence CTGTCAGTACCTGGACCCACCGCTGCCGCCATGGGCGAGCCCCTCAAGGGACCCAGACCTGACTTCCCAGCCACGGCGCCTGCGGCCAACCCGGTTTTCTATCGCACCTATTCCCGCAAAACCGCCAGCGGCCGCGAGAGTTGGCAGCAGGTGGCCGAGCGCAACCTCGAGGGCCTGCGCAAGCTGGGCCACCTCAATGCCGACGAAGTGGAGCTGCTGCGCCGCATGCAGCTCGAGCAGAAGGCCCTGCCCTCCGGCCGCTGGCTCTGGATCGGCGGCACTCCCTGGATCGAACAGAGCGAAAACTTCTCTGGTTCTTACAACTGCACCTCCACCAACCTGGTGGATTGGGAAGCCTTCGGTCTGATGATGGACCTGGCGATGATGGGGTGTGGCACGGGCGCCATCATTGAGCCGCACCTGATCAGCCGCCTGCCGGTGGTGCGGAATCAGCTGTCGATCCAAGCGGTGAGCGACATCGGCGCCACTCCCGCCGGCCAGCGTCAGGAGCACACCAGCCATCGCATCGAAGGCCAGCAGGTTTTCATCAAGGTGGGCGACACCCGCCGCGGCTGGGTGGACAGCTACCAGCTGCTGCTCGAGCTCTGCAGCGATGAGCGCTTCGATGCCGAGGCACCCATTGAGATCCATGTAGACCTCGCCGATGTGCGCCCCGTGGGCGAAACCCTCAAGGGTTTCGGCGGCATGGCCAACCCGGTGAAGCTGAAGGATCTCTACGGCCGCGTGGCCCAGATCCTGGGCAAAGCCCAGGGACGGCAGCTCACCTCAGTGGAGTGCTGCCTGCTGATCGATGAAGCGGCCGTGACGATCGTGGCCGGCAACATCCGCCGCAGCGCCGGCATGCGCCAGTTCGCCGCCGACGATCTCTCCGCCGCTGGTGCCAAAGAAAACCTCTGGCAGCAGGACAGCGAGGGCAACTGGCGCATCGACCCCGAGCGCGATGCCCTGCGCATGGCGAACCACACCCGTGTGTTCCACACCCGCCCCGATCGGGCCACGGTGCTGGAGGCGGTAACCAAGCAGTTCCACTCCGGCGAAGGCGCCATCCAGTTCGCCCCGGAGGCGATCGCCCGCTCCAACGCCGACCTGCTCCACACCCCCGAGCTGCGGGCTGAATTCATCGAGATCTATTGCGACCAAGGCCGTGAGGAAGCCGGCCGCTGGCTCACCACCCACCACAGCGAGATCAGCTCAGCCGAGCTGGAGCATCGCCTCGGCCGCTACGGCCTCAACCCCTGCGGCGAGATCCTCGGCGCCGACTTCCACTGCAACCTGGCCGAGGTGCACCTCAACCGCATCGACCCCGATGATCTGGTGGCCCAAGAAGAGGCCTTCACAGCCGGTGGCCTGGCCGTGGCCTGCCTGCTGAACCACCGCTTTGAGGTGGAGCGCTACCGCCAGAGCCGTTCCTGGGATCCGATCGTGGGCGTGAGCTTCACCGGCCTTTTCGACTTCTTCGTGCACGCCTTCGGCACCCCCTGGCTGCAGTGGTGGGAAGCCGGTCGCCCCGAGACCGAAGAAGGCCGCAGCTTCAAGGCGAAGGAGGCGGAGTATCTGAGCCGCTGGAAGGAGATCGTGAACAAGGCCGTGTGGGATTACTGCGATCGCCACGGCCTGCGCCGCCCCAACCGCTGCACCACCGTGCAACCCGCCGGCACCAAGAGCCTGCTCACCGGCGCCTCCCCCGGCTGGCACCCCCCCAAGGCGCAGCGCTTCATCCGCCGCATCACCTTCCGCAAGAACGATCCGGTGGCACTCGCCTGCATGGACTACGGCTACACGATCGTGCCGTCGCAGAGCGATAAGGACGAGCAGGGTCGCCTGCTGAACGATCCGTTTGATCCCCGCTGCACCGAGTGGCTGGTGGAGATCCCCACCGAAGTGAGCTGGGCCAACATCCCCGGCGCCGATGCGGTGGAGATCAACAACTTCTCCGCCATGGCCCAGTTCGACTTCTACATGCAGGTGCAGCAGCACTACACGGCCCACAACACCTCAGCCACCGTGGAGTTCCGCGAGCACGAAATCGAGCCCCTCACCGATGCGATCCACACCGCGATCGACAAAGGCCAGGGCTACATCTCCGCTGCGCTGCTGGCGCGCTTCGATGCCAACGCCACCTTCCCGCGCCTGCCGTTTGAGCCCATCGATCACGCCACCTACGAGCAACTGCAAAGTGAGGTGGTGAGCCGCCGCCGCACCAGCGACTTCTTCGAAGCCCTGCAGCGCTACGACGGCGGCGAACTGATGGAAGCCGGCCCCGCCGGCTGCGACTCCGACAAGTGCCTGCTGCCGCTGGCCAAGCCGGAGAACTGA